One window of Brevibacterium pigmentatum genomic DNA carries:
- a CDS encoding glucose-6-phosphate isomerase, with the protein MKLSLSVPVGEEFDAEAARLIDAGLASRLSAQDAELFDGAADAADRMGWVDLPQQAGQLLDEIESLRARLQEQGLRTISLAGMGGSSLAPEVMAQTAGVPLEIVDSTDPNQVAEAIGTDLEHTVLVIASKSGTTVETDSIRRSFAAAFDEIGVDPASRMIAITDPGTELEAVAAEQGFLATFLAEPTVGGRFSALSAFGLVPAGLAGADVRGIVDGAAAAAGDLSADSLDNPALRFGAWLSIAHARTTEKLVLAETSQSATGLGAWVEQLIAESLGKDGQGILPVVVDSPADIGFSDARADALLCLLGASADDTELGAPSGFEATIDGGLGELFLFWEYATAIAGYGIGVNPFDQPDVEAAKAQARHLLDGPDSGTSEQPQFREGAVDVLEVVDEATDLVGALQELFSQVDEYGYVGIQAYLDRIADAEAVQLRPLVSTHAGVQTTFGFGPRYLHSTGQYHKGGHPNGVFLQITGEARTDLLVPGRGYGFAQLQRAQAAGDAAVLVEKGRPVLRVHLLDRARGLEQLREAIESISPRHHFGQD; encoded by the coding sequence ATGAAGCTCTCACTCTCGGTACCGGTCGGTGAAGAGTTCGATGCCGAAGCCGCGCGTCTCATCGACGCCGGTCTCGCCTCCCGACTGAGCGCTCAGGATGCCGAACTGTTCGACGGCGCCGCGGATGCCGCGGACCGGATGGGCTGGGTGGATCTTCCGCAGCAGGCCGGGCAGCTGCTCGACGAGATCGAGTCCCTGCGGGCACGCCTGCAGGAGCAGGGTCTGCGCACGATCAGCCTGGCCGGAATGGGCGGCTCGTCACTCGCCCCCGAGGTGATGGCGCAGACGGCCGGCGTCCCCCTCGAGATCGTCGATTCGACAGACCCGAATCAGGTCGCCGAAGCCATCGGCACAGACCTCGAACATACGGTTCTCGTCATCGCGTCGAAGTCCGGAACCACCGTGGAGACGGATTCGATCCGGCGCAGCTTCGCCGCGGCTTTCGACGAGATCGGCGTCGATCCCGCGTCCCGGATGATCGCGATCACCGATCCGGGGACGGAGCTCGAGGCCGTGGCCGCCGAACAGGGCTTCCTCGCGACCTTCCTCGCGGAACCCACAGTCGGCGGACGCTTCAGTGCACTCTCGGCCTTCGGACTCGTTCCCGCAGGTCTCGCCGGTGCGGATGTGCGCGGAATCGTCGATGGAGCCGCTGCGGCCGCCGGAGACCTGTCCGCCGACAGTCTGGACAACCCCGCGCTGCGGTTCGGAGCGTGGCTGAGCATCGCTCACGCCAGGACGACGGAGAAGCTCGTCCTCGCCGAGACCTCCCAGTCAGCGACCGGGCTCGGTGCCTGGGTCGAGCAGCTCATCGCCGAATCCCTCGGCAAGGACGGGCAGGGCATCCTTCCCGTCGTCGTCGACTCCCCCGCGGACATCGGGTTCTCCGACGCACGAGCGGACGCCCTGCTGTGCCTGCTCGGTGCCTCGGCGGATGACACGGAGTTGGGTGCGCCGTCCGGTTTCGAGGCCACGATCGATGGCGGCTTGGGTGAGCTGTTCCTGTTCTGGGAATACGCCACAGCCATCGCCGGATACGGCATCGGCGTCAATCCCTTCGACCAGCCCGATGTGGAAGCGGCGAAGGCGCAGGCCAGGCACCTGCTCGACGGACCGGATTCCGGTACGTCCGAGCAGCCGCAGTTCCGTGAGGGAGCCGTCGACGTCCTCGAGGTCGTCGATGAAGCCACCGATCTCGTCGGTGCACTGCAGGAGCTCTTCTCCCAGGTCGACGAGTACGGGTATGTCGGAATCCAGGCTTACCTCGATCGGATCGCCGACGCCGAGGCGGTGCAGCTGCGTCCGCTCGTGTCCACTCATGCAGGGGTGCAGACGACGTTCGGCTTCGGTCCCCGTTATCTGCATTCGACCGGCCAGTATCACAAAGGCGGTCATCCGAACGGGGTCTTCCTCCAGATCACCGGTGAGGCGCGCACCGATCTGCTGGTCCCCGGCCGCGGCTATGGCTTCGCTCAGCTGCAGCGCGCCCAGGCTGCCGGCGATGCGGCAGTGCTGGTCGAGAAGGGTCGGCCCGTGCTGCGTGTGCATCTGCTTGATCGTGCCCGTGGGCTCGAGCAGCTGCGGGAGGCGATCGAGTCGATCAGCCCGCGCCACCACTTCGGCCAAGACTGA
- the whiA gene encoding DNA-binding protein WhiA, with the protein MALTAQVKDELARVKITRTSARKAEVSSIFRFSSALHLVNGSIVLEAELDTAQAAKRLRAEIKDLYGQHADIVVINAAGIRRSNRYLLRVTRDGGALARQTGLVDNRGRPVRGLPSAIVNGSVADAEAAWRGAFLAHGSLTEPGRSSALEVTCPGPEAALALVGAARRLGLSAKAREVRGVDRVVIRDGDDIAALLTRMGSHSAVLVWEERRMRREVRATANRLANFDDANLRRSARAAVAAGARVERALEILGDEVPEHLRYAGQLRVTHKQASLEELGQLADPPMTKDAVAGRIRRLLSTADKHAEELGIPGTEASLTPEMLEDR; encoded by the coding sequence ATGGCACTGACCGCTCAGGTCAAGGACGAATTGGCGCGGGTGAAGATCACACGCACCTCCGCCCGCAAGGCCGAGGTGTCCTCGATCTTCCGCTTCTCCTCCGCACTGCACCTCGTCAACGGCTCGATCGTTCTCGAAGCCGAACTCGACACCGCCCAGGCCGCCAAACGACTGCGCGCGGAGATCAAGGACCTCTACGGCCAGCATGCCGATATCGTCGTCATCAACGCCGCCGGGATCCGCCGCTCCAACCGCTACCTGCTGCGTGTCACTCGTGACGGGGGAGCCCTGGCCCGTCAGACCGGACTCGTCGACAACCGCGGTCGCCCCGTCCGCGGACTGCCCTCGGCCATCGTCAACGGCTCCGTCGCCGATGCCGAAGCCGCGTGGCGCGGAGCCTTCCTCGCCCACGGATCCCTGACCGAACCGGGACGCTCCTCGGCTCTCGAAGTCACCTGCCCCGGCCCCGAGGCGGCTCTTGCCCTCGTCGGCGCCGCCCGCCGTCTGGGACTGAGCGCGAAGGCCCGCGAAGTCCGCGGAGTCGACCGTGTCGTCATCCGCGACGGCGACGATATCGCCGCGCTGCTCACCCGTATGGGCTCCCACAGTGCCGTGCTGGTGTGGGAGGAACGGCGGATGCGTCGGGAAGTCCGCGCGACGGCGAACCGCCTGGCGAACTTCGACGATGCGAACCTGCGCCGTTCGGCCCGTGCCGCTGTGGCCGCCGGCGCGCGCGTCGAACGGGCACTGGAGATCCTCGGCGACGAGGTCCCCGAACACCTCCGCTACGCCGGTCAGCTGCGCGTGACCCACAAGCAGGCCTCCCTCGAAGAGCTCGGCCAGCTCGCCGACCCGCCGATGACGAAGGACGCCGTGGCCGGCCGGATCCGCAGGCTGCTGTCCACGGCGGACAAGCATGCGGAAGAACTGGGAATTCCCGGCACCGAAGCCAGTCTCACCCCGGAAATGCTCGAGGATCGCTAA
- the tal gene encoding transaldolase, which translates to MSERLQQLSAAGVSIWLDDLSRTRLETGDLARLIEDSSVTGVTTNPTIFANAISAANDYDSAIAELGASGADVDSAIEALTTADVAEAARLFRPVFDSTDGDDGRVSIEVAPPLAHDAAGTVASAKALWQRVGEPNAMIKIPATEKGLTAISETIAAGISVNVTLVFSLTRYRHVVEAFLQGLEKARAAGHDLSTIRSVASVFVSRVDSEIDSRLDAIEDPKAADLKGKAGIANCVLAHEIHSQLFASERFRVLELAGARPQRLLWASTGVKNPAYADTMYVTGLVAPNTVNTMPEPTLEAFADHGEVTGEITSEHYRAADEVFDALARLGIDYAEVMTVLEEQGLEKFDVSWTELQETIRTALDRS; encoded by the coding sequence ATGAGTGAACGTCTCCAGCAGCTCAGCGCAGCCGGAGTCTCGATCTGGCTCGACGACCTCTCCCGCACCCGACTCGAAACCGGGGATCTCGCCCGACTCATCGAGGACTCCTCCGTCACGGGAGTGACGACGAATCCGACGATCTTCGCGAACGCGATCTCGGCAGCGAACGACTACGATTCCGCGATCGCCGAACTCGGTGCCTCCGGTGCCGATGTCGACTCGGCCATCGAGGCCCTGACCACTGCGGATGTCGCCGAGGCGGCCCGCCTGTTCCGTCCGGTCTTCGATTCGACCGACGGTGACGACGGTCGCGTGTCGATCGAGGTCGCTCCCCCGCTGGCCCACGATGCCGCCGGGACCGTCGCCTCGGCGAAGGCCCTGTGGCAACGCGTGGGCGAGCCGAATGCGATGATCAAGATTCCCGCCACCGAGAAGGGGCTGACCGCGATCTCCGAGACGATCGCGGCCGGGATCAGCGTCAACGTCACCCTCGTGTTCTCCCTGACGCGATACCGTCACGTCGTCGAAGCCTTCCTCCAGGGCCTGGAGAAGGCCCGGGCAGCCGGGCACGATCTCTCGACGATCCGGTCGGTGGCCTCGGTGTTCGTCTCCCGTGTGGATTCGGAGATCGATTCCCGGCTCGACGCCATCGAGGATCCGAAGGCCGCAGATCTCAAGGGCAAGGCCGGCATCGCGAACTGCGTGCTCGCCCACGAGATCCACTCGCAGCTGTTCGCCTCCGAGCGCTTCCGGGTCCTCGAACTCGCCGGAGCCCGCCCGCAGCGCCTGCTTTGGGCCTCGACCGGAGTGAAGAATCCCGCCTACGCCGACACGATGTACGTCACCGGCCTCGTCGCTCCGAACACCGTGAACACGATGCCCGAACCCACCCTCGAGGCCTTCGCCGACCACGGTGAGGTCACCGGCGAGATCACGTCCGAGCACTACCGTGCCGCCGACGAGGTCTTCGATGCCCTGGCACGATTGGGCATCGACTACGCCGAGGTCATGACCGTGCTCGAAGAGCAGGGACTGGAGAAGTTCGACGTCAGTTGGACCGAGCTCCAGGAGACGATCCGTACGGCTCTGGACCGCTCATGA
- a CDS encoding phosphoglycerate kinase: MRTFDDAGIFAGHTVLVRSDLNVPMDDGIITDRGRILASAGTIRSLAEAGAKVIVMSHLGRPKGEPDPQFSLAPIVPELADAIGRPVAFAADTVGDDAQTKAAALSDGDVLLLENLRFNAGETSKDDAQRQEFASQLAALADDFVSDGFGVVHRKQASVYDIAALLPHYAGSLVRAEVEVSDRLLNDPARPFTVVLGGSKVSDKLGVIDNLIDRADNLLIGGGMVFTFLAALGHDIGSSLVEKDRIDDVTGYLERAEAGGARIVLPTDIVMAASFAADAENWVRPVAELEDTPAGANGLGLDIGPESAGAYAEIIAGSTTVFWNGPMGVFEFPAFAAGTKAVAQALTVEGTEEGQRLTVVGGGDSAAAVRSLGFADDAFGHISTGGGASLEYLEGKTLPGLDALG; this comes from the coding sequence ATGAGAACATTCGACGATGCGGGCATCTTCGCCGGCCACACGGTGCTCGTCCGCAGCGATCTCAACGTGCCGATGGACGACGGCATTATCACGGACCGCGGCCGCATCCTGGCTTCGGCCGGTACCATCCGGTCCCTCGCCGAGGCGGGCGCCAAGGTCATCGTGATGTCGCATCTGGGTCGGCCCAAGGGAGAACCGGATCCGCAGTTCTCACTGGCCCCGATCGTCCCCGAACTCGCCGACGCCATCGGCCGTCCGGTCGCCTTCGCCGCCGACACCGTCGGTGACGATGCGCAGACGAAGGCCGCAGCCCTGTCCGACGGCGACGTGCTGCTGCTGGAGAACCTGCGCTTCAATGCCGGCGAGACGTCGAAGGACGATGCACAGCGTCAGGAATTCGCCTCACAATTGGCCGCGCTGGCCGACGACTTCGTCTCCGACGGCTTCGGCGTCGTCCACCGCAAGCAGGCCTCGGTCTATGACATCGCCGCACTCCTCCCGCACTATGCCGGTTCGCTGGTGCGTGCGGAAGTCGAAGTCAGCGACAGGCTGCTCAATGACCCGGCCCGACCTTTCACCGTCGTCCTCGGCGGATCGAAGGTCTCGGACAAACTCGGCGTCATCGACAACCTCATCGACCGTGCCGACAATCTGCTCATCGGCGGAGGAATGGTCTTCACCTTCCTCGCCGCCCTCGGACACGACATCGGATCGAGCCTGGTCGAGAAGGACCGCATCGACGACGTCACGGGCTACCTCGAACGTGCCGAAGCCGGTGGGGCTCGCATCGTCCTGCCCACGGACATCGTCATGGCCGCCTCCTTCGCCGCTGATGCTGAGAATTGGGTCCGGCCCGTTGCCGAACTCGAAGACACCCCCGCAGGAGCCAACGGCCTCGGCCTCGACATCGGACCCGAATCGGCCGGCGCCTATGCCGAGATCATCGCCGGCTCGACCACCGTGTTCTGGAACGGACCGATGGGGGTCTTCGAATTCCCGGCCTTCGCCGCAGGCACCAAGGCCGTAGCCCAAGCACTGACCGTAGAAGGCACCGAAGAAGGACAGCGGCTGACCGTCGTCGGCGGCGGCGATTCCGCGGCCGCCGTGCGCAGCCTCGGCTTCGCCGATGACGCCTTCGGCCATATCTCCACCGGAGGCGGCGCCAGCCTCGAATACCTCGAAGGCAAGACCCTGCCCGGACTCGACGCACTCGGATGA
- the tkt gene encoding transketolase: MTTLSWTELDNRAVDTARLLAADAVQKAGNGHPGTAMSLAPIAHYLYQHGLTHDPADPTWVGRDRFVLSCGHSSLTQYVQLYLAGFGLELDDLKALRTWGSLTPGHPEVGHTAGVEITTGPLGSGLASAVGMAMAARRERGLFDPEAAPGTSPFDHSIVVLASDGDLEEGVSGEASSLAGTQELSNLLVIWDDNKISIEDDTAIAFGEDTAARYAAYGWHVQHVDFTAGDDYHEDIEAFHAAVEAARADSRPSFIRLSTIIAWPAPNAQNTGGSHGAALGEDEIRATKEVLGFDPESTFAVDDEVLAHTRQALDRGRAAHLEWDKSFAEWRSANPENAALFDRLSKRELPAGLDAAFPVFEASEKGIATRAASGQVLNAIAETMPELWGGSADLAGSNNTLIKGEPSFLPAHRSTGAFSGHEYGRNIHFGVREFSAGLVGNGIALHGGTRPYNGTFLVFSDYQRPAVRLAALQQLPNLFVWTHDSIGLGEDGPTHQPIEHLSALRAIPGLDVVRPADANETAVAWRKILDRTDGPSGLVLTRQAVPVLDREKYAPASEAARGGYVLTDTGDEPEVAIIASGSEVAIALEAAKALQASGTAARVISMPCQEWFDAQPEDYRAAVLPRSLKARVSIEAASAMSWHKYLGDAGRAVSIEHFGASADYQTLYEKFGITASAVVDAAQESINAAKAEA, translated from the coding sequence ATGACAACTCTGTCCTGGACTGAACTCGACAATCGCGCAGTCGACACTGCCCGCCTCCTCGCCGCGGATGCGGTGCAGAAGGCAGGGAACGGGCACCCGGGCACCGCCATGAGCCTGGCGCCCATCGCCCATTACCTGTATCAGCACGGACTCACTCACGACCCGGCCGACCCGACTTGGGTCGGCCGTGATCGTTTCGTCCTCTCCTGCGGTCACAGTTCGCTCACCCAGTACGTCCAGCTCTACCTGGCCGGGTTCGGGCTCGAGCTCGACGACCTCAAGGCGCTGCGCACCTGGGGTTCGCTGACACCGGGCCATCCGGAGGTCGGACACACCGCCGGCGTCGAGATCACCACGGGCCCGCTCGGCTCAGGATTGGCCTCGGCCGTGGGCATGGCCATGGCCGCTCGCCGCGAACGCGGACTCTTCGACCCCGAGGCGGCTCCCGGCACTTCGCCGTTCGATCACTCGATCGTCGTGCTCGCCTCCGACGGCGACCTCGAAGAGGGCGTGTCCGGTGAGGCCTCCTCGCTGGCCGGAACACAGGAGCTGTCGAATCTGCTGGTGATCTGGGACGACAACAAGATCTCCATCGAAGACGACACCGCGATCGCCTTCGGTGAGGACACCGCCGCCCGCTACGCCGCCTACGGCTGGCACGTCCAGCACGTCGACTTCACCGCCGGCGATGACTACCACGAGGACATCGAAGCCTTCCACGCCGCCGTCGAGGCCGCTCGTGCGGATTCCCGTCCTTCGTTCATCCGTCTGTCAACGATCATCGCCTGGCCGGCGCCGAACGCACAGAACACCGGAGGGTCCCATGGTGCGGCCCTCGGTGAGGACGAGATCCGGGCGACCAAGGAGGTCCTCGGCTTCGATCCGGAGTCGACCTTCGCCGTCGATGACGAAGTCCTCGCCCACACCCGTCAGGCCCTCGACCGCGGTCGTGCCGCTCACCTCGAATGGGACAAGTCCTTCGCCGAATGGCGCAGTGCCAACCCGGAGAACGCGGCGCTCTTCGACCGTCTGTCCAAGCGCGAACTGCCCGCCGGCCTCGATGCGGCCTTCCCGGTCTTCGAAGCCAGCGAGAAGGGCATCGCCACGCGTGCAGCCTCCGGTCAGGTGCTCAACGCGATCGCCGAGACCATGCCCGAACTCTGGGGCGGTTCCGCCGACCTCGCGGGTTCGAACAACACCCTGATCAAGGGTGAGCCGAGCTTCCTGCCCGCTCACCGGTCCACCGGAGCCTTCTCCGGCCACGAGTACGGACGCAATATCCACTTCGGCGTCCGTGAGTTCTCCGCCGGTCTCGTCGGCAACGGCATCGCCCTCCACGGCGGAACCCGCCCGTACAACGGCACGTTCCTCGTCTTCAGCGACTACCAGCGCCCCGCCGTGCGTCTGGCCGCCCTCCAGCAGCTGCCGAACCTGTTCGTGTGGACCCACGACTCCATCGGCCTCGGCGAGGACGGACCGACCCACCAGCCGATCGAGCACCTCTCCGCGCTGCGCGCCATCCCCGGCCTCGACGTGGTCCGGCCGGCGGATGCGAACGAGACTGCTGTCGCATGGCGGAAGATCCTCGATCGCACCGACGGGCCCAGCGGACTCGTGCTGACCCGGCAGGCCGTGCCGGTCCTCGACCGTGAGAAGTACGCCCCCGCATCCGAAGCCGCACGCGGCGGCTACGTGCTCACCGATACCGGTGACGAGCCCGAGGTGGCCATCATCGCCAGCGGTTCAGAGGTCGCCATCGCCCTCGAGGCCGCCAAAGCTCTGCAGGCGTCGGGCACCGCTGCACGCGTGATCTCCATGCCGTGTCAGGAATGGTTCGACGCCCAGCCGGAGGACTACCGGGCCGCTGTGCTGCCGCGCTCGCTGAAGGCGCGCGTGAGCATCGAAGCCGCCTCGGCGATGAGCTGGCACAAGTACCTCGGCGATGCCGGTCGTGCCGTGTCCATCGAACACTTCGGTGCATCCGCGGACTACCAGACCCTGTACGAGAAGTTCGGCATCACGGCCTCGGCCGTCGTCGACGCAGCCCAGGAATCCATCAACGCAGCAAAGGCGGAAGCATGA
- the tpiA gene encoding triose-phosphate isomerase, translated as MSDRTLLLAGNWKMNHDHLEAISAVQKLAWALEDAKLDDSHCEVVVIPPFTDIRSVQTLVQGDKLWLKYGAQDVSQHAPGAHTGEIAASFLSRLGCSFVVIGHSERRADNHETNEVVAAKIKAALSAELTPILCVGESLEQRQEKSHVEFTLGQLDESLAGFEAADLSGLVIAYEPVWAIGTGETATAADAAEMASAIRARIEEKYGDSLAQTTRILYGGSVKADNVAEIVASADVDGALVGGASLSGPDFAALCKAAVAK; from the coding sequence ATGAGCGACCGCACCCTGCTGCTGGCAGGCAACTGGAAGATGAACCACGACCACCTCGAGGCGATCTCCGCCGTCCAGAAGCTCGCCTGGGCACTCGAGGACGCCAAACTCGACGACAGCCACTGCGAAGTCGTCGTCATCCCGCCGTTCACCGACATCCGTTCGGTGCAGACGCTCGTCCAAGGCGACAAGCTGTGGCTGAAATACGGTGCTCAGGACGTGTCCCAGCACGCTCCCGGAGCGCATACCGGAGAGATCGCAGCATCGTTCCTCTCCCGCCTCGGCTGCAGCTTTGTGGTCATCGGCCATAGCGAACGCCGTGCTGACAACCATGAGACCAACGAGGTCGTGGCCGCGAAGATCAAGGCCGCACTTTCGGCCGAACTCACCCCGATCCTCTGCGTCGGGGAATCCCTGGAACAGCGTCAGGAGAAGAGCCACGTCGAGTTCACTCTCGGACAGCTCGACGAATCCCTGGCCGGATTCGAGGCCGCTGACCTCTCGGGACTCGTCATCGCCTATGAACCCGTGTGGGCGATCGGCACCGGCGAGACCGCCACCGCCGCCGATGCCGCAGAGATGGCCTCCGCCATCCGGGCGCGCATCGAAGAGAAGTACGGCGACAGCCTGGCCCAGACCACCCGAATCCTCTACGGCGGATCGGTCAAGGCCGACAATGTGGCCGAGATCGTCGCTTCTGCGGATGTCGACGGTGCACTGGTGGGAGGCGCGAGCCTGAGCGGCCCGGACTTCGCCGCTTTGTGCAAGGCCGCGGTCGCGAAGTAG
- the secG gene encoding preprotein translocase subunit SecG, translated as MEILNIILIVLLVLTSIFLTLLILMHKGKGGGMSDMFGGGMSSSLGSSGVAERNLNRFTTLMAIIWAACIILLGVLTRFNS; from the coding sequence GTGGAAATCCTGAACATCATTCTCATCGTGCTGCTCGTGCTCACGAGTATCTTCCTCACCCTGCTGATCCTCATGCACAAGGGCAAGGGCGGTGGCATGTCCGACATGTTCGGCGGCGGAATGTCCTCGTCGCTGGGATCCTCGGGTGTGGCCGAGCGCAACCTCAACCGGTTCACGACGCTGATGGCGATCATCTGGGCCGCCTGCATCATCCTGCTGGGCGTCCTCACCCGGTTCAACTCCTGA
- a CDS encoding gluconeogenesis factor YvcK family protein, producing the protein METEDLPVITTGAQNDGPSIVSFGGGHGLYAALRAFRLLTEDLTAVVTVADDGGSSGRLRDELGGLPPGDLRMALAALCDDGTWGQTWRDVIQHRFESAGELHGHAVGNLLIAALWQIHGDHVAGLDWMARLLRAHGRVLPMSSVPLTIEADVKFPGSFQVVRGQSVLASTIGHVETVRLDPAAPPARYETIEAVEEADVLNLGPGSWYTSVMPHLLVPSLAEAIVASKAVKSLTLNLSSTDGETKDLSLGEHLASLHRHARSLTLDYVLVDEAATELEPDLPQRAEDMFGAKLWTRPLRSRRQGQHDSLKLAACYRDMLLDAGIGVAEQW; encoded by the coding sequence ATGGAGACCGAAGATCTGCCCGTCATCACCACGGGCGCACAGAACGATGGTCCCAGCATCGTCTCCTTCGGCGGAGGCCACGGACTCTACGCGGCGCTGAGAGCGTTCCGTCTGCTCACCGAGGACCTCACCGCCGTCGTCACCGTCGCCGATGACGGAGGCTCCTCCGGACGTCTGCGCGACGAACTGGGCGGACTGCCTCCCGGTGACCTGCGGATGGCACTGGCCGCGCTTTGCGACGACGGCACATGGGGCCAGACCTGGCGTGACGTCATCCAACACCGCTTCGAATCCGCCGGGGAGCTGCACGGCCATGCGGTGGGAAACCTGCTCATCGCCGCACTCTGGCAGATCCACGGCGACCATGTGGCCGGACTGGACTGGATGGCCCGCCTGCTGCGCGCCCACGGTCGCGTGCTGCCGATGTCCTCGGTGCCGCTGACGATCGAAGCCGATGTGAAGTTCCCCGGCTCCTTCCAAGTGGTGCGCGGTCAGTCAGTGCTCGCTTCGACGATCGGCCACGTCGAAACCGTGCGCCTCGACCCGGCGGCCCCACCGGCCCGCTACGAGACGATCGAAGCCGTGGAGGAAGCCGATGTCCTCAACCTCGGCCCCGGCTCCTGGTACACCTCGGTGATGCCGCATCTGCTCGTGCCCTCTCTGGCGGAGGCGATCGTGGCCTCGAAGGCGGTGAAATCCCTCACGCTCAACCTCAGCTCCACCGACGGTGAGACGAAGGATCTGAGCCTCGGCGAACACCTCGCCTCCCTGCACCGCCATGCCCGGTCACTGACCTTGGACTACGTCCTCGTCGACGAGGCGGCTACCGAACTCGAACCCGACCTGCCGCAGCGGGCCGAAGACATGTTCGGGGCGAAACTCTGGACACGTCCCCTGCGCTCACGGAGGCAGGGACAGCATGACAGCCTCAAGTTGGCGGCATGCTACCGTGACATGTTGTTGGACGCCGGGATCGGCGTCGCCGAGCAGTGGTAG
- the gap gene encoding type I glyceraldehyde-3-phosphate dehydrogenase, giving the protein MRRIAINGFGRIGRALFRLSLEPDTDFEVVAVNDLTDTTTLAHLLTHDSVWPRFDHDVEAADEAIIVDGREIAVTSQADPSAIDWSSHNVELVVESTGRFTRQDQAEAHLGGTVQTLVLSAPGKDVDATLVMGVNEDTFDPSAHSVVSNASCTTNCMATVVKALDDALGVESGLLNTVHAYTGDQMLVDGPHRDLRRARAAAVNIVPTTTGAARTVGRVMPHLEGKLDGLAVRVPVPAGSIIDFTFTTSKSADRDEVNAILASAADESPYLDFSTDELVSSDIVGTTASAIIDSKLTMVLGDQIKVVAWYDNEWGYTNRLKDMVSYILSERDS; this is encoded by the coding sequence ATGAGACGAATCGCCATCAACGGCTTCGGCCGCATCGGCCGTGCCCTGTTCCGTCTGTCCCTCGAACCCGATACCGATTTCGAGGTCGTGGCCGTCAACGATCTCACCGATACGACGACCCTGGCCCATCTGCTCACCCACGACTCCGTGTGGCCGCGCTTCGACCATGACGTCGAGGCCGCCGACGAGGCGATCATCGTCGACGGACGAGAGATCGCCGTGACCAGCCAGGCCGACCCGTCGGCCATCGACTGGAGTTCTCACAATGTCGAACTCGTCGTCGAATCCACCGGACGCTTCACCCGCCAGGACCAGGCCGAGGCCCACCTCGGCGGCACCGTGCAGACCCTCGTGCTCTCCGCGCCCGGAAAGGACGTTGACGCGACGCTCGTCATGGGCGTGAACGAAGACACCTTCGACCCGTCCGCACATTCCGTCGTCTCGAACGCCTCGTGCACGACGAACTGCATGGCCACCGTCGTCAAGGCACTCGACGATGCCCTCGGCGTCGAATCCGGACTGCTCAACACCGTCCACGCATACACCGGCGACCAGATGCTCGTCGACGGACCCCACCGAGATCTGCGTCGCGCCCGCGCCGCCGCCGTCAACATCGTGCCCACGACGACCGGGGCCGCACGGACGGTCGGTCGCGTCATGCCCCACCTCGAGGGCAAGCTCGACGGACTGGCCGTTCGCGTGCCCGTTCCGGCCGGATCGATCATCGACTTCACCTTCACCACGTCCAAGAGCGCCGACCGCGACGAGGTCAACGCGATCCTCGCCTCCGCAGCGGACGAATCGCCCTACCTCGACTTCTCCACCGACGAACTCGTCTCCAGCGACATCGTCGGCACCACCGCCTCGGCGATCATCGATTCCAAGCTCACGATGGTGCTCGGAGACCAGATCAAGGTCGTGGCCTGGTACGACAACGAGTGGGGCTACACGAACCGACTCAAGGACATGGTCAGCTATATTCTCAGCGAAAGGGACTCATGA